One stretch of Pomacea canaliculata isolate SZHN2017 linkage group LG11, ASM307304v1, whole genome shotgun sequence DNA includes these proteins:
- the LOC112575459 gene encoding WAP four-disulfide core domain protein 18-like produces MKLCLLICVAIVGASAYKVPKALRERPGQCPEPSGDAGICIFDPNVNCIYDSECAAGLKCCSEGCGKKCKAPVVSPQVHAGSCPAPSGMVGICVLLPNSCSGDTSCASDEKCCPEGCNLVCKKAI; encoded by the exons ATGAAGCTGTGTCTCCTCATCTGTGTGGCCATCGTTGGGGCATCGG CTTACAAAGTCCCTAAAGCTTTGC GTGAAAGACCAGGGCAGTGCCCAGAACCTTCCGGAGACGCTGGCATCTGCATTTTCGATCCTAATGTCAACTGCATCTATGACTCCGAGTGTGCAGCAG ggttGAAATGCTGTTCAGAAGGTTGCGGCAAGAAGTGTAAGGCGCCAGTGGTTTCCCCCCAAGTCCACGCAG GAAGCTGTCCAGCGCCCAGTGGGATGGTTGGCATCTGTGTGCTTCTGCCCAACAGCTGCAGCGGTGACACCTCGTGTGCGTCCGATGAGAAGTGCTGTCCTGAGGGATGCAACCTGGTCTGCAAGAAGGCCATTTAG